The region TCGTTCCGCTCACTCTTGTTCCGCCCACTCTTGTTCCGCGCCCACTTTGTTTTTCGTGTGCTCCGGCTTCCGCGCGGCTTTCCGCACAGCCGTCGTAACCTGGCAATCATGAAACAGTGCACGCATGCCGACGCGCTGCCCCTCCCGGAACCAGAGCCCAAGAGCGAGACCTGTCCGGAGTGCCTGGCGTCCGGCACCCACCCGGTGCAGTTGCGCCTGTGCCTGGAATGCGGCCATGTCGGCTGCTGCGACTCCTCGCCGAACCGCCACGCGACAGAACACCACAAGGAGACCGGGCACCCGGTGATGCGGACCTTCGAACCCGGCGAGAGCTGGCGCTGGTGCTTCGTCGACCACGTCCTCGTATGAAGGCGCGGAAGCCCCGAATCGCCGCACACCCGGCCCCGCACCCGTGTGAGCAGGGGCATTGGTGACCGAGGGCGTCCTCGTGTGACCCTGGATCCGGACGGTTCGACCGTCTGACGCCTGGGTACGTCAACCCGGCGCGCGCTCTTCCCAATTGGGCTCGCCAGACCCCTAGCCACTGTGCGTATCCATAGGTTTACTATGAGTGACAGCAAGGGGCTGGGGTCCCGGGACAGGAAAGTCCCGAGCGCGGTAGCGTCACCGCTGAACCACGTATCGCGTTATCCCGGGGGGCGACCCTCGGCCCCCGAAAGAGCTTGTACCACCTTGGAGGTGAGGGTGTCCCAGTTCGCAGGCGAGCCCGCGACCCAGGACTTCGTGGAAGTCCGGCTGCCGGCCGCGGGTGCCTACCTGTCGGTGCTGCGTACGGCTACGGCCGGCCTCGCGGCCCGTTTGGACTTCACCCTCGACGAGATCGAGGACCTGCGCATCGCGGTGGACGAAGCCTGCGCGATCCTGCTTCAGCAGGCCGTGCCCGGCTCCGTACTCAGCTGTGTGTTCCGACTGATCGACGACTCCCTGGAGGTCACGGTCTCGGCCCCGACCACGGATGGTCACGCCCCCGCGCGCGACACCTTCGCCTGGACCGTCCTGTCGGCCCTCGCGGGCCAGGTCGACTCGACCGTCGCCGAGGACAAGACCGTGTCGATCAGTCTCCACAAGAAGCGCGGCGCGGGACCCGGGCCGGCGTGAGGAACGGGGACGGGCCGGTGCGGGACGAAGAGCGCGGCACACGGGAGCTGCCCGGGGCGGGCAGCGGCGGCCCGGACGGGCCGCGGGGCACGGCGGACGCCATTTCCGGTATCGCCGGTATCTCCGGCATCCCCGAGCAGGCCCGGCCGCACCCGGAGGACAACCCCCCGGAGGCCGGCTTCATGGACGACGGGCAGCTGGATCGGGAAGGTGCCGTGCAGAGTGCGCCCCTGGAAGGGCCGAGTGAGGTCTCCCCTGTCCCCGCCGAGGCGGGGGCTCAGGGAAGGGCGACAGGCGGGACGATGAGCGAGCACGAACGAGACGACGCGCCAAGCGCACAGCCGACGGTGCAGGCCACCCAGCACTCCCCGACGGACCGCAGCGGAGCGCGCGCCCTGTTCTACGAGCTGCGCGCGCTGGAGAACGGCAGTGCCGAGTACGCGGAGCTTCGCAACCGGCTGGTGCGTATGCATCTCCCGCTCGTCGAGCACCTCGCGCGCCGCTTCCGCAACCGCGGTGAGCCGTTGGACGACCTGACCCAGGTCGCGACCATCGGTCTGATCAAGTCGGTCGACCGCTTCGACCCGGACCGCGGCGTCGAGTTCTCGACGTACGCGACCCCTACGGTCGTCGGCGAGATCAAGCGGCACTTCCGTGACAAGGGCTGGGCGGTCCGCGTTCCGCGCAGGCTGCAGGAGCTGCGTCTCTCGCTCACCACGGCGACGGCGGAGCTTTCGCAGCTGCACGGCCGCTCCCCCACGGTCCATGAGCTGGCCGAGAAGCTGGGCATCTCGGAGGAGGAGGTCCTGGAGGGCCTGGAGTCGGCCAACGCCTACTCCACGCTGTCCCTGGACGTCCCCGACACGGACGACGAGTCCCCCGCGGTCGCGGACACCCTGGGTTCGTACGACGAGGCCCTGGAGGGCGTCGAGTACCGCGAGTCGCTCAAGCCGCTTCTTGAGGATCTCCCGCCCCGGGAGAAGCGGATCCTGCTGCTGCGCTTCTTCGGCAACATGACGCAGTCGCAGATCGCGCAGGAGGTCGGCATCTCCCAGATGCACGTCTCCCGGCTGCTGGCGCGGACGCTCGCCCAGTTGCGGGAGCGGCTGCTGGTGGAGGAGTAGCCCCCCTCGGAATCACTCCGACGCGTTGCCGGGCCCCCGGATCCCGAGGGCCCGGGTCGTCTTCTGGTTCACCAGCAGCACCAGCGCGGTGACCGCCACCGCACCCAGCGCGATCCCGCCCGGAATGGCCATGCTGTCGGCCTGGAGCAGGTTGAAGGCGACGGGCAGCGCCATGATCTGCGTGATGACGGCGGGCCCCCTGCTCCAGCTTCGCCGCCCCAGCAGCCCGCGCGCGGCGAGCAGCGGCAGCAGCGCGAGCACGATCAGCGTGACACCACCGGTGACGGCCTGTTGCCGGTCGTCCGGATCGCCCGTCAGCCCCAGTACGAGGATGAAGGCCCCGCCGGTCACCAGGGCGAGCCCCTCCAGCGCGGCGAGCACGGCCGCAGCGGTCAGCCGCAGGGGCCGCGGCTCTTCGGTGGTTTCCGGGGTGGGGGTCTGCTCAGCGCTCACCACCAAAGGGTAGCCGCGGGCTCCACGGCGCTCGGCCGGGCCCTGAAGGGGCGCTGGGAGCGCCCGGCTCACGTCCGCTTTTCTTACTGAGCCCTAACCTGCCCTGGGCCGAGTACCACCCAGTAGGTACCCTGCTTCGCATGCGTGCACTTCTCGTGGTCAATCCGGCGGCTACCACCACAAGCGCACGTACGCGCGATGTGCTGACCCATGCTCTCGCGAGCGAGATGAAACTCGAGGCGGTCACCACCGAGTACCGGGGCCACGCGCGTGACCTCGGCCGGCAGGCGGCGGAGAGCAAGGACATCGAGCTGGTCGTCGCTCTCGGTGGCGACGGGACGGTCAACGAGGTCGTGAACGGCCTGCTGCACAACGGGCCCGACCCGGACCGGCTGCCCCGCCTCGCGGTGGTCCCCGGCGGCTCCACGAACGTCTTCGCCCGCGCCCTCGGTCTGCCCAACGACGCCGTTGAGGCCACCGGCGTCCTGCTGGACGCCCTGCGCGAGGACCGGGAACGCACAGTGGGCCTCGGTGTGGCGAAGGGCACCCCGGGGACCGAGGACGAGTCGGTTCCGGAGCGCTGGTTCACGTTCTGTGCGGGGCTGGGATTCGACGCCGGCGTGATCGGGCGCGTGGAGCAACAGCGGGAACGCGGCCGTAAATCCACACATTCCCTTTACCTGCGGCAAGTTGTGCGGCAATTCCTGGGCGAGGCCAATCGCCGGCACGGCACGATCACGCTGGAACAGCCGGGCGCCGACCCGATGACGGATCTGGTGCTGTCCATAGTCTGCAACACGTCCCCTTGGACGTATCTGGGTAATCGTCCGGTGTACGCCTCACCTAAGGCCTCGTTCGATACCGGGCTCGACGTACTCGGTCTCAGTCGTATGTCGACGGGTGCGGTTGCCCGGTATGGCATGCAGTTGCTCACTTCGTCCCCCGAACGGGGACCCCATGGCAGGCACGTCAAGGCCCTGCATGACCTGACGGACTTCACCTTGCATTCGAAGGTCCCTCTGCCCCTCCAGATGGACGGCGACCACCTGGGACTGCGAACGAGCGTGACGTTCACAGGCGTACGCCGTGCACTGCGTGTGATTGTGTGAGCGGAACGGGCTAAAGTCCTTCCACTCGAACGTTTAGACCAGGGTCCACCCCATGGAAGTACGGCTGTGACCGAGCCGACACCGAGGAATCAAAAAAAACTTTCCGGTAGGGGTTGTATCCGCCGCTGAGGTTTGCGAGTCTCTAAGTGGCGATCGGGACGGCCCGCAACACCGGCCCCCACAGAGAGCCAGAACCCCTCCTCACTTCAGGACGACATCAGTCCGTCTGATGATCGGCCCTTCACTTGTTGAGGGATTCGTGAAAGCGTTCACATTCACAAGCAACGTGCATGTAATACCAAGGAGAGGTAGCAGCCATGGACTGGCGTCACAACGCCGTTTGCCGCGAGGAAGACCCGGAACTCTTCTTCCCCATCGGCAACACCGGTCCTGCGCTGCTGCAGATCGAGGAAGCCAAGGCCGTCTGCCGCCGCTGCCCCGTCATGGAGCAGTGTTTGCAGTGGGCGCTTGAGTCCGGCCAGGACTCGGGCGTCTGGGGTGGTCTCAGCGAGGACGAGCGCCGTGCCATGAAGCGTCGCGCCGCCCGCAACCGGGCCCGCCAGGCAACCGCCTGACAACCCACCCCGTAACAGCCTGAGCTTGGCGGCGCGTACAGCGAGTACGCATCTCCCGCCCCCGAGCCGCAGCGCGCAGTGCCCCCGATGCGCATAGCAACAGCGCGAACAAGCATATGAGCCCCGGACCGTTCCATGGTCCGGGGCTCATCGCTGTGTAAGGGCCGATCGCGGTGCGCGGACTACTTGTTGGCGCGCACCGGGATGTCGAGGATCACCTGCGTACCCCGCTCGGGAGCGGGCACCATGTCGAACGTGCCGCCCAACTCCCCCTCCACCAGCGTCCGTACGATCTGCAGGCCCAGGTTGCCCGAGCGGTGCGGGTCGAAGCCCTCGGGGAGACCGACGCCGTCGTCCTGCACGGTGACGAGGAGGCGGGACTCCTTGGTCGTGCCACCCCGGACCGCCGAGACCTCGACCGAGCCGGTGTCGCCCGGTCCGAAGCCGTGTTCCAGGGCGTTCTGCAGGATCTCGGTCAGCACCATGGAGAGCGGGGTGGCGACCTCGGCGTCCAGAATGCCGAAGCGGCCGGTGCGCCGGCCGGTGACCGTGCCCGGCGAGATCTCGGAGACCATGGCGAGCACGCGGTCGGCGATCTCGTCGAACTCCACCCGTTCGTCCAGGTTCTGGGAGAGCGTCTCGTGCACGATCGCGATGGACCCGACCCGCCGTACGGCCTCTTCCAGGGCCTCGCGCCCACGCTCCGACTCGATACGCCGGGCCTGAAGGCGCAACAGGGCGGCCACCGTCTGGAGGTTGTTCTTGACCCGGTGGTGGATCTCCCGGATGGTCGCGTCCTTGGTGATCAACTCGCGTTCACGGCGGCGCAGTTCGGTGACGTCGCGGAGCAGGACGAGTGAACCGATGCGCGTGCCCTTGGGTTTGAGGGGGATGGCGCGGAACTGGATGACCCCGTCGACGGACTCGATCTCGAACTCGCGCGGCGCCCAGCCGCTGGCGACCTTGGAGAGCGCCTCGTCCACCGGCCCCCGGGACGGGGCGAGTTCGGCCGTGGTGACGCCCAGGTGCTGGCCGACGAGGTCGGAGGCGAGACCGAGCCGGTGGTACGCGGACAGCGCGTTGGGCGAGGCGTACTGGACGATGCCGTCGGCGTCGAGCCGGATCAGTCCGTCGCCGACCCGCGGCGAGGCGTCCATGTCGACCACCTGGTTGGAGAAGGGGAACGATCCGGCGGCGATCATCTGGGCGAGGTCGGAGGCGCTCTGGAGATACGTCAGTTCCAGGCGGCTCGGGGTCCGGACGGTGAGGAGGTTGGTGTTGCGCGCGATGACCCCGAGGACGCGTCCTTCCCTGCGGACGGGGATCGACTCGACACGGACAGGGACCTCTTCGCGCCATTCCGGGTCGCCCTCGCGCACGATCCGGCCCTCGTCCAGAGCCGCGTCCAGCAGGGGGCGGCGGCCACGGGGGACGAGATGGCCGACCATGTCGTCCTGGTACGAGGTCGGACCGGTGTTCGGCCGCATCTGGGCGACCGAGACATAGCGGGTGCCGTCGCGGGTGGGAACCCACAGGACGAGGTCGGCGAAGGAGAGGTCGGAGAGCAGTTGCCACTCCGACACCAGCAGGTGCAGCCACTCCAGGTCGGAGTCGCTGAGCGCGGTGTGCTGGCGTACGAGTTCGTTCATGGAGGGCACGTGTGCGAGCGTACCCGCCGGTCCGGACCTGGCCGGAAACCGTGGCTGGGGGCGGGGCTCGAAGTGGCCCGGAAGCACCCGCGGGCCGCGGCGCCTGAGAGGGACCCTCAGCCCTCCCGGCACCGCAGCCCGGAGCAGCAACGGCCGTGGGGTGTGCGGTCCCGGTCGGCCGATGGATGAGGAGCCGGCGCAGTCAGGGCAGAGAGCCCCGGTTCCTCGATCCGTCTTCCTGTGCGGGGAAGACGGAGGCTCTGGTCGTGCGTACAGCTGATCGATCGTACGCTTCTCTACGCATTGTGGACTAGACCACAAACCGTGTCCATGCGTTGGAGATTGTTTGTCGCTGTGGGTTCGCGAGTAGTTCGGATGCCTCAAGGTCGCCCGTTGGAACTACTCGGACGTCCCAGCATCCACCATGCAGCCTAGCCTTGTTGGTTCATGTGCGGGGCCGGATCGCCAGGGCAATTTCCGCGAGCACCGTGGCGGCGAGGTTCACCGGCCGGGAACCTGGGCCGGGAAACCCCGTTCTGTTAGATTGGTCTAAACCACATCGTTCCCCCGTACGTCTCTTGAGCGCTTCTCCAGATCGGCAGGCCAGCGTGGAAGTTGTCATCGTTCCGGACGCCAAGGCGGGTGGCGAGCTCATCGCCGGGGCCATCGCACAGCTGCTCCGGCACAAGGCGACCGCGCTGCTCGGCGTGGCCACCGGCTCGACCCCGCTGCCCGTCTACCAGGCACTTTCGGCCCGGGCGGCCTCCGGTGCCGTGGAGATGTCCCGAGCGCGCATAGCCCAGCTCGACGAGTACGTGGGGCTGCCGGCCGACCATCCGGAGTCGTACCGTTCGGTGCTGCGGCGCGAGGTGCTGGAGCCGCTCGGGATCGGGATGGACGCGTTCATCGGGCCCGACGGGACCGCCGAGGACGTACGGGGGGCGTGCGAGGCGTACGACAGGGCGCTGGCGGAGGCCGGCGGGGTCGACCTCCAGTTGCTGGGGATCGGGACCGACGGACACATCGGGTTCAACGAGCCGTGCTCCTCGCTCGCCTCGCGGACCCGGATCAAGACGTTGACCGAGCAGACCCGGATCGACAACGCGCGGTTCTTCGACGGCGACATCGGCCAGGTCCCGCAGCACGTCATCACGCAGGGCATCGGCACGATCCTGGAGGCGCGGCACCTGGTGCTGCTCGCGACGGGCGAGGGCAAGGCGGACGCGGTGGCGGCGACGGTGGAGGGGCCCGTGGCCGCGGTGTGTCCGGCGTCGGCGCTCCAGTTGCACCCGCATGCGACGGTGGTGGTCGACGAGGCAGCCGCTTCCAAGCTGAAGCTGGCCGACTACTTCCGGCACACCTTCGTCAACAAGCCCGACTGGCAAGGTATCTAGGTCTTCAAGGTCTCCGACGCGGCAGAACCAGGCCGACCGGGCTAGAAAGATCTGTATGGAACTCACCCAGATACGCCTGTTGGTGTCCGACTTCCCCGCTGTCTACCGCTTCTACCGGGACGTGCTCGGGCTCAAGCCGCAGTTCGAGGCCGAGAGCGGTCCGTACGCCAAGCTCAGCCCCGACACCGGGCACGCCGCGATCGCACTCCAGGACCGGGCGCAGATGGCCGGCGTCCTGGAACGGCTGGGCACGGAGCCGGACGGACACCGCGTGCTATTGGTGCTGCGAGTGGACGACCTGGACGCCGCCCACGCCGAGCTCACCGCACGGGGCGCGGAATTCCTCCGGGGTCCGGGTCCGATGGGCGACCGGATGCGGGTCGCCCACCTGGCGGACCCGGAAGGGAACCTGATCGAGCTGCAGGAGTGGCTGGCACTGAGAGAACAGGTCGGTACCGCGTCGATGTAGGGCCGTAGTGGCGGGCCCGGCTGCGGATGCCTGACGACGAAGGCGCCGGTCCCCTCCACAGGGGACCGGCGCCTTCGTCGTCGTACGGCTCATTCCCCCGCGATGATCTCCGCCGCCGCGCGTCCGCAGACTCTGGCCGCGCCGTGGGTCGCCAGATGGGCGGCGCCTCGGCGGGGGGACTGGGGGACGCCCATCTCGACGACGATCGTGTCGGGGCGGGCGGTGAGGAGGGTGTCAAGGGCCGCCGACATCCACGGGTGGCGGTGTTCGTCACGGACCACGGCGACGATGCGGCTCGGGCCCGCCTCGGTGAGGGCCGCCCGGGCCGCCCCCTCGCCGGTGAAGGTGCCGGTGCGGGTGCCGGGCAGGAGGCGTACCAGTTCGGCCGCCACACCCCAGGGTGTCTCGTTGCCGACGGCGAAGTTCGCCACCGGGGTGAAGGCGGCCACGTACGGGGGTTCCCGGAGGGGTTCGAGGGGGGCGGAGCCCGCCGGGTACGTCGTCTCCACGGCGCGACGGGCGGCCTGGAGGCCGATGTCCGTGGGCTCCGTGGGCTCCGTGGCAGAGGGCTCTCGCGGTGCCGTCGTCCAGCGAGCCAGGGTCCTGACGCGTTCCGCCGCGTCCGCCAGACGGTCCTCCGGGAGGTCACCGGCGCGTACGGCCTTGATCAGGGCGTCGCGCAGACGGCGTACCGTCTCGTCGTCCGAGAGGCCGCCGCCCACGCAGATGGCGTCGGCGCCGGCGGCGATGGCGAGGACGCTGCCTCGTTCGATGCCGTACGTGCCCGCGATGGCCTGCATCTCCATGCCGTCGGTGACGATCAGGCCGGTGTAGCCGAGTTCACCCCGGAGGAGGTCGGTGAGGACGGGACGGGAGAGGGTGGCCGGGCGGTCGGGGTCCAGCGACGGGATCAGGATGTGGGCGCTCATCACCGCCCTGGTGCCGGCGGCGATCGCCGCGCGGAACGGGGACAGCTCGCGGTCGAGGACCACCGAGCGGCTCGCGTCGATGCGAGGCAGGGCGTGGTGGGAGTCGACCGACGTGTCGCCGTGACCCGGGAAGTGCTTCGTGCAGGCGGCGACGCCCGCGGCCTGGAGACCGGTGACGTAGGCCGCGGTGTGGCGGGCGACCAGCTCCGGGTCGGCGCCGAAGGAGCGGACGCCGATGACGGGGTTGGCGGGGTTGGAGTTGACGTCCGCCGACGGGGCCCAGTTGAGGTTGACCCCGCAGGCGCGGAGACGGTGGCCGAGTTCGTGGGCCACCGCACGCGTCAGCTCGACGTCGTCGACGGCGCCCAGGGCGTGGTTGCCGGGGAAGGAGGAGCCGGTGCGGACCTCCAGCCGGGTGACGTCGCCGCCCTCCTCGTCGATCGCGACCAGGACGTCGTCGCGCTCGGCGCGCAACTGGGCAGTGAGGGCGGCCAGTTGCTCCGGGGAGGTGATGTTGCGGCCGAACAGGCCCACGGAGGCGAGGCCTTCGCCGAGGCGGCGCAGCAGCCAGTCGGGGGCGGTGGTGCCGGTGAAGCCGGGCTGGAGGACGGTGAGCGCGTCGCGGGTCAGCGTGTCGGGGCGGCGGGCGAGTGTCGTCATCGGGTGGGGTTATCCCTTCACGGCGCCCGCGGTCAGGCCCGCGGCCATCTTGCGCTGGACGAGGAGGAAGAGGACGACGATCGGCACGGCCATCATCGTGGAGCCGGCCATCATCGGGGCGTACTCGGTGCCGTGCTTGGTGGTGAAGTTGCCGAGCCAGACGGTGGCGGTCTGGTTCTTCTGGCTCATCAGCATCAGGGCGTACAGGTACTCGTTCCAGGCCTGGATGAAGCCGTAGACCGAGGTGGCGACCAGGCCGGGGGCGAGGAGGGGGAAGACCACGCGGAGGAATGCGGTGGTGCGGGAGCAGCCGTCGACCATCGCGGCCTCCTCCAGTTCCTTCGGGATGTTGACGATGAAGCCGCGCAGGGTCCACACCGTGAACGGAAGGATGAAGGTGAGGTAGGTGATGATCAGGCCGGACAGCCGGTCGTACTGGTCGAGGTCGTTGAGAAGCAGGAACACGGGGATGATCATCGCGACCAGGGGGACCATCTGCACGGCCAGAATGCCGACGATGACGATCTTCCGGCCGCGGAAGGCGAAGCGGGAGATGGCGAGGGCCGCCAGCATGCCCACCACGATGCCGATCACGACCACCGTCAGGGACACGATCAGGCTGCGGCCGACCGGGCCCCAGAAGTCGGCGATGTTCAGCGCGCGGCGGAAGTTGGCGAGGGTGAAGCCCGTCGGGAACAGGCTCGGATCGGGGTCGATCGCGTCCTTCGCCGGTTTGAACGCCGTGTTCAGCATCCAGTAGACGGGGAAGCCGGCCGTCAGGAAGACGAACAGGCCCAGCAGGTTCCAGCCGAGTTTGGACTTCCGGGGACCGGAGACAGTGGCAGTGCTCATTCGACCTCTCCGATCTTCAGCATCTGGCGCATGTAGACAGCGACGACACCGAGCAGCAGCACCACGGTGAGCAGGGCGATCGCGGAGCCCTGGGCGTAGTCGTTGACGGCGAAGGCGCGGTCGTAGGAGTAGGTGGTCAGGAGCTGGAACTCGGCCTCCGGGTGACCGCCCCGCATGACGAACACCTGGGGGAACACGCCCATGTCCCAGATGACCGACAGGGTCGTGAGCATCACGATGATCGGCTTGAGGATGGGGAGGGTGACGTAACGGAAGACGCCCCAGGCGCCCGCGCCGTCCAGCCGGGCCGCCTCCTCCAGTTCCTTCGGGACCTGGGTCAGCCCCGCGCCGAGCGTGATGACCACGAACGGCACCGCGCCCCAGACGACGAGCAGCATGATCACGGCCAGACCCTGCGGTCCGCTCGCGAACCAGTTGTGGCCGATCAGCTCGACGCCCGGCAGCTTGCTCAGCAGGGCGTTGACGATCCCGTAGTCGGAGTCGAACAGCCACTTGAAGACGGTGGTCGCCACGATGATCGGCATGCCCCAACTGGCCACCAGGACGATGTTGATGAGTGTCTTCATCCAGCCGCTGACCCGCTGG is a window of Streptomyces sp. B21-083 DNA encoding:
- a CDS encoding UBP-type zinc finger domain-containing protein — translated: MKQCTHADALPLPEPEPKSETCPECLASGTHPVQLRLCLECGHVGCCDSSPNRHATEHHKETGHPVMRTFEPGESWRWCFVDHVLV
- a CDS encoding RNA polymerase sigma factor SigF — encoded protein: MRNGDGPVRDEERGTRELPGAGSGGPDGPRGTADAISGIAGISGIPEQARPHPEDNPPEAGFMDDGQLDREGAVQSAPLEGPSEVSPVPAEAGAQGRATGGTMSEHERDDAPSAQPTVQATQHSPTDRSGARALFYELRALENGSAEYAELRNRLVRMHLPLVEHLARRFRNRGEPLDDLTQVATIGLIKSVDRFDPDRGVEFSTYATPTVVGEIKRHFRDKGWAVRVPRRLQELRLSLTTATAELSQLHGRSPTVHELAEKLGISEEEVLEGLESANAYSTLSLDVPDTDDESPAVADTLGSYDEALEGVEYRESLKPLLEDLPPREKRILLLRFFGNMTQSQIAQEVGISQMHVSRLLARTLAQLRERLLVEE
- a CDS encoding diacylglycerol/lipid kinase family protein, with protein sequence MRALLVVNPAATTTSARTRDVLTHALASEMKLEAVTTEYRGHARDLGRQAAESKDIELVVALGGDGTVNEVVNGLLHNGPDPDRLPRLAVVPGGSTNVFARALGLPNDAVEATGVLLDALREDRERTVGLGVAKGTPGTEDESVPERWFTFCAGLGFDAGVIGRVEQQRERGRKSTHSLYLRQVVRQFLGEANRRHGTITLEQPGADPMTDLVLSIVCNTSPWTYLGNRPVYASPKASFDTGLDVLGLSRMSTGAVARYGMQLLTSSPERGPHGRHVKALHDLTDFTLHSKVPLPLQMDGDHLGLRTSVTFTGVRRALRVIV
- a CDS encoding WhiB family transcriptional regulator yields the protein MDWRHNAVCREEDPELFFPIGNTGPALLQIEEAKAVCRRCPVMEQCLQWALESGQDSGVWGGLSEDERRAMKRRAARNRARQATA
- a CDS encoding sensor histidine kinase; translation: MPSMNELVRQHTALSDSDLEWLHLLVSEWQLLSDLSFADLVLWVPTRDGTRYVSVAQMRPNTGPTSYQDDMVGHLVPRGRRPLLDAALDEGRIVREGDPEWREEVPVRVESIPVRREGRVLGVIARNTNLLTVRTPSRLELTYLQSASDLAQMIAAGSFPFSNQVVDMDASPRVGDGLIRLDADGIVQYASPNALSAYHRLGLASDLVGQHLGVTTAELAPSRGPVDEALSKVASGWAPREFEIESVDGVIQFRAIPLKPKGTRIGSLVLLRDVTELRRRERELITKDATIREIHHRVKNNLQTVAALLRLQARRIESERGREALEEAVRRVGSIAIVHETLSQNLDERVEFDEIADRVLAMVSEISPGTVTGRRTGRFGILDAEVATPLSMVLTEILQNALEHGFGPGDTGSVEVSAVRGGTTKESRLLVTVQDDGVGLPEGFDPHRSGNLGLQIVRTLVEGELGGTFDMVPAPERGTQVILDIPVRANK
- the nagB gene encoding glucosamine-6-phosphate deaminase; translation: MEVVIVPDAKAGGELIAGAIAQLLRHKATALLGVATGSTPLPVYQALSARAASGAVEMSRARIAQLDEYVGLPADHPESYRSVLRREVLEPLGIGMDAFIGPDGTAEDVRGACEAYDRALAEAGGVDLQLLGIGTDGHIGFNEPCSSLASRTRIKTLTEQTRIDNARFFDGDIGQVPQHVITQGIGTILEARHLVLLATGEGKADAVAATVEGPVAAVCPASALQLHPHATVVVDEAAASKLKLADYFRHTFVNKPDWQGI
- a CDS encoding VOC family protein encodes the protein MELTQIRLLVSDFPAVYRFYRDVLGLKPQFEAESGPYAKLSPDTGHAAIALQDRAQMAGVLERLGTEPDGHRVLLVLRVDDLDAAHAELTARGAEFLRGPGPMGDRMRVAHLADPEGNLIELQEWLALREQVGTASM
- a CDS encoding glycoside hydrolase family 3 protein, whose product is MTTLARRPDTLTRDALTVLQPGFTGTTAPDWLLRRLGEGLASVGLFGRNITSPEQLAALTAQLRAERDDVLVAIDEEGGDVTRLEVRTGSSFPGNHALGAVDDVELTRAVAHELGHRLRACGVNLNWAPSADVNSNPANPVIGVRSFGADPELVARHTAAYVTGLQAAGVAACTKHFPGHGDTSVDSHHALPRIDASRSVVLDRELSPFRAAIAAGTRAVMSAHILIPSLDPDRPATLSRPVLTDLLRGELGYTGLIVTDGMEMQAIAGTYGIERGSVLAIAAGADAICVGGGLSDDETVRRLRDALIKAVRAGDLPEDRLADAAERVRTLARWTTAPREPSATEPTEPTDIGLQAARRAVETTYPAGSAPLEPLREPPYVAAFTPVANFAVGNETPWGVAAELVRLLPGTRTGTFTGEGAARAALTEAGPSRIVAVVRDEHRHPWMSAALDTLLTARPDTIVVEMGVPQSPRRGAAHLATHGAARVCGRAAAEIIAGE
- a CDS encoding carbohydrate ABC transporter permease, which produces MSTATVSGPRKSKLGWNLLGLFVFLTAGFPVYWMLNTAFKPAKDAIDPDPSLFPTGFTLANFRRALNIADFWGPVGRSLIVSLTVVVIGIVVGMLAALAISRFAFRGRKIVIVGILAVQMVPLVAMIIPVFLLLNDLDQYDRLSGLIITYLTFILPFTVWTLRGFIVNIPKELEEAAMVDGCSRTTAFLRVVFPLLAPGLVATSVYGFIQAWNEYLYALMLMSQKNQTATVWLGNFTTKHGTEYAPMMAGSTMMAVPIVVLFLLVQRKMAAGLTAGAVKG
- a CDS encoding carbohydrate ABC transporter permease, translating into MSAADTTTPAKLPPSTRYAPPSPPTGPQAPPRRRTPKATAAIPWALLAPCLLILALVLGYPLVRLVTLSFQKFGQSQLWGFQPAESVGFDNFSAVLGDSEFWDVVVRTIVFAGGSVVLTMVGGMLIALLLQRVSGWMKTLINIVLVASWGMPIIVATTVFKWLFDSDYGIVNALLSKLPGVELIGHNWFASGPQGLAVIMLLVVWGAVPFVVITLGAGLTQVPKELEEAARLDGAGAWGVFRYVTLPILKPIIVMLTTLSVIWDMGVFPQVFVMRGGHPEAEFQLLTTYSYDRAFAVNDYAQGSAIALLTVVLLLGVVAVYMRQMLKIGEVE